One window from the genome of Pseudomonas sp. L5B5 encodes:
- the sstT gene encoding serine/threonine transporter SstT: MSASPPSFLHSLKRLSLVTQIVIGLIAGIILALLAPEVAKSTAFIGKVFVSALKAVAPILVFVLVMASIANHKHGQETHIRPILVLYLLGTFAAAVVAVIASSLFPSALVLSTHDVAISAPGGISEVLQSLLLSVVDNPVSALMNANFIGILAWAIGMGVAIRHAGEATRNVLDDLSNGVTLIVRVVIRFAPLGIFGLVASTLATSGFSALLGYLHLLAVLIGSMLFVALVMNPLIVYWKIRRNPFPLVLTCLRESGITAFFTRSSAANIPVNLELSKRLGLHEDTYSVSIPLGATINMAGAAITITVLTLAAVHTLGIAVDLPTAVLLSVVAAICACGASGVAGGSLLLIPLACSLFGIPSEIAMQVVAVGFIIGVLQDSAETALNSSTDVLFTAAACLAQEDKGQASA, encoded by the coding sequence ATGAGCGCTTCGCCCCCTTCCTTCCTGCACTCCCTCAAACGCCTGAGCCTGGTGACCCAGATCGTCATCGGCCTGATTGCCGGCATCATCCTGGCACTGCTGGCACCCGAGGTGGCCAAGTCCACCGCGTTCATCGGCAAGGTGTTCGTCTCGGCGCTCAAGGCCGTGGCCCCGATCCTGGTGTTCGTGCTGGTGATGGCGTCGATCGCCAACCACAAGCACGGCCAGGAGACCCACATCCGGCCGATCCTGGTGCTCTACCTGCTGGGCACCTTCGCCGCCGCAGTGGTCGCGGTGATCGCCAGCAGCCTGTTCCCTTCCGCGCTGGTCCTGTCCACCCATGACGTGGCCATCAGCGCACCCGGCGGCATCAGCGAAGTGCTGCAGAGCCTGCTGCTGAGCGTGGTGGACAACCCGGTCAGCGCCCTGATGAACGCCAACTTCATCGGCATCCTGGCTTGGGCCATCGGCATGGGCGTGGCCATCCGCCATGCAGGCGAAGCCACTCGCAACGTGCTCGACGACCTGTCCAACGGCGTGACCCTGATCGTACGGGTGGTGATCCGCTTCGCTCCCCTGGGGATCTTCGGCCTGGTGGCCTCGACCCTGGCCACTTCCGGCTTCAGTGCCCTGCTCGGTTACCTGCACCTGCTGGCCGTGCTGATCGGCAGCATGCTGTTCGTCGCCCTGGTGATGAACCCGCTGATCGTCTACTGGAAGATCCGCCGCAACCCCTTCCCGCTGGTGCTCACCTGCCTGCGCGAGAGCGGCATCACCGCGTTCTTCACCCGCAGCTCGGCGGCCAACATCCCGGTCAACCTGGAGCTGAGCAAGCGCCTGGGCCTGCATGAAGATACCTACTCGGTCTCCATCCCCCTGGGAGCCACCATCAACATGGCCGGCGCGGCAATCACCATCACCGTGCTGACCCTGGCCGCCGTGCATACCCTGGGCATCGCCGTCGACCTGCCTACCGCCGTGCTCCTGAGCGTGGTCGCGGCCATCTGTGCCTGTGGCGCGTCCGGTGTCGCCGGCGGTTCGCTGCTGCTGATCCCCCTGGCCTGCAGCCTGTTCGGCATTCCCAGCGAAATCGCCATGCAAGTGGTCGCCGTGGGCTTCATCATCGGCGTCCTGCAGGACTCGGCGGAAACAGCGTTGAACTCCTCCACCGACGTACTCTTCACCGCGGCCGCCTGCCTGGCCCAGGAAGACAAGGGCCAGGCGTCGGCCTGA
- a CDS encoding TerC family protein — translation MDYLLQLAASPTAWVALATLVVMEIVLGIDNLIFISILTNKLPEKHRAKARRLGIGMALFLRLALLSTVAFIVQLTEPVIDVMGQSFSWKDMILIAGGLFLVWKATTEIHHSMDAKPEEGKTEAPGVAIGFAAAIGQILLLDMVFSIDSIITAVGMTEHLPIMIIAVVASVLVMLLAAEPLAKFINDNPTVVMLALGFLIMIGMTLIAEGFGAHVPKGYVYAAMAFSAAIECLNMLARRARQKRQEDQPQA, via the coding sequence ATGGATTACCTTTTACAGCTCGCTGCCAGTCCCACCGCCTGGGTCGCCCTGGCCACCCTGGTGGTGATGGAGATCGTGCTTGGCATCGACAACTTGATCTTCATTTCCATCCTCACCAACAAACTGCCGGAAAAGCACCGGGCCAAGGCGCGGCGCCTGGGTATCGGCATGGCGCTGTTCCTGCGCCTGGCGCTGCTCAGTACCGTGGCGTTCATTGTCCAGCTCACTGAGCCGGTGATCGATGTCATGGGGCAGAGCTTCTCCTGGAAGGACATGATCCTGATCGCCGGTGGCCTGTTCCTGGTGTGGAAAGCCACCACGGAAATCCACCACAGCATGGATGCCAAGCCTGAAGAAGGCAAAACCGAGGCGCCCGGCGTTGCCATCGGTTTTGCTGCGGCGATCGGCCAGATCCTGTTGCTGGACATGGTGTTCTCCATCGACAGCATCATTACCGCCGTGGGCATGACCGAGCACCTGCCGATCATGATCATCGCGGTGGTGGCCTCGGTACTGGTAATGCTGCTGGCGGCCGAACCGCTGGCCAAGTTCATCAATGACAACCCGACCGTGGTGATGCTGGCCCTGGGCTTCTTGATCATGATCGGCATGACCCTGATTGCCGAAGGTTTTGGCGCTCACGTGCCCAAAGGGTATGTGTATGCGGCGATGGCGTTTTCGGCGGCTATCGAGTGCTTGAACATGCTGGCTCGCCGCGCCCGGCAGAAGCGCCAGGAAGACCAGCCCCAGGCCTGA
- the nhaR gene encoding transcriptional activator NhaR, with protein MLNYRQLHYFWVVAKTGSIVRACEQLNLTPQTISGQITLLEQTHGVELFRRVGRQLELTEAGRQTLPYAEQMFQLGGELEAMLRARPDEQQIQFRVGVADVVPKSIVYRLIAPTMELSEPIRLTCREDKLERLLADLAIQRLDLVISDSPMPTHLDIKGYSQKLGECGISFFATERLARLHGSDFPRGLHGAPLLIPGQETVVRSRLLRWFAEQQLQPRIIGEFDDSALMQAFGQSGSGIFIAPSVIADEIRQQYGVQLIGQTDAVAESFYAISVERKVKHPGIVAITEGARRELFTPLNH; from the coding sequence ATGCTCAACTATCGCCAATTGCATTACTTCTGGGTCGTGGCCAAGACCGGCAGCATCGTGCGCGCCTGCGAGCAGCTCAACCTGACACCCCAGACCATCAGCGGGCAGATCACGCTGCTGGAACAAACCCATGGCGTGGAATTGTTTCGCCGGGTCGGACGCCAGCTCGAACTGACCGAGGCCGGGCGCCAGACCCTGCCCTACGCCGAACAGATGTTCCAGCTGGGCGGCGAACTGGAGGCCATGCTTCGTGCTCGCCCCGACGAGCAACAGATCCAGTTTCGCGTAGGGGTGGCGGACGTGGTGCCCAAGTCCATCGTCTACCGGCTGATTGCCCCAACCATGGAACTCAGCGAGCCGATCCGCCTTACGTGCCGTGAAGACAAGCTGGAGCGCCTGCTGGCCGACCTGGCCATCCAGCGCCTGGACCTGGTGATTTCCGACAGCCCCATGCCGACCCACCTGGACATCAAGGGCTACAGTCAGAAACTGGGTGAATGCGGCATCAGCTTCTTCGCTACCGAGCGATTGGCCCGCCTGCATGGCAGCGACTTTCCCCGTGGCTTGCACGGGGCGCCGCTGCTGATCCCCGGACAGGAAACCGTCGTCCGCAGCCGCTTGCTGCGCTGGTTCGCCGAGCAGCAACTGCAACCGCGAATCATCGGTGAGTTCGATGACAGCGCGCTGATGCAGGCTTTCGGCCAGTCCGGCAGCGGCATCTTCATTGCCCCCAGCGTGATCGCCGATGAAATCCGGCAACAGTATGGGGTGCAACTGATTGGCCAGACCGACGCCGTGGCCGAGTCGTTCTATGCCATTTCCGTGGAGCGCAAGGTCAAGCACCCCGGCATCGTGGCCATTACCGAAGGGGCGCGGCGGGAACTGTTCACGCCCCTGAACCACTGA
- a CDS encoding DUF1993 family protein: protein MTISLYAASVPVFKQMLKALSDVLHKAEAHALAKNIEPNALLQARLYPDMFPLVRQVQIAVDFAKGVSSRLAEIELSKYDDNEATFADLQALLAKVLAFLDGIQPAQVDGKEGIEIVTRPGTPKEKRFSGQSYLLTYGLPQFFFHVTTAYAILRHNGVEVGKRDYMGAF from the coding sequence ATGACCATTTCCCTGTACGCCGCTTCCGTTCCCGTTTTCAAGCAGATGCTCAAGGCCCTGAGCGATGTGCTGCACAAGGCCGAAGCCCATGCCCTGGCCAAGAACATCGAGCCCAATGCCTTGCTCCAGGCCCGGTTGTATCCGGACATGTTCCCACTGGTGCGCCAGGTCCAGATCGCCGTCGACTTCGCCAAGGGGGTTTCTTCGCGCCTGGCCGAGATCGAGCTGTCCAAATACGACGATAACGAAGCCACTTTCGCCGACTTGCAGGCGCTGCTGGCCAAGGTGCTGGCCTTCCTCGACGGTATCCAGCCAGCCCAGGTCGACGGCAAGGAAGGTATCGAGATCGTCACCCGTCCAGGCACTCCGAAAGAGAAGCGCTTCAGCGGCCAGTCCTACCTGCTGACCTACGGGTTGCCGCAGTTCTTCTTCCACGTCACCACCGCCTACGCGATCCTGCGTCATAACGGTGTGGAGGTGGGCAAGCGCGATTACATGGGCGCCTTCTGA
- a CDS encoding MFS transporter, which produces MLFPILLLSAAGFTILTTEFVIVGLLPAIARDLQVSVSQAGLLVTLFAFTVAAFGPFLTAYFARFPRKQLFIIVLVLFGLSNAVAALAPNIWVMAIARLVPALGLPVFWALASETAVDIVGPDDAGRAISKIGFGIVCATVFGIPVGTLIADVFGWRSAFAILALVAFAKALLLYFYLPKTAVHDEQASLGSQFRILRNPLMQGHVLLSILVFSGMFTAYTYLADILERLAGFNGTLVGWCLMGFGAVGLIGNSLGGRVVDRHPLIASMVFCALMMGGMVALVPSIHSTLGLAAAMGIWGMTQAAMFLVSHVRMMKAAPQAPAFAASLNIAGANVGVGLGAMVGGRVIDTFGLGHLGFTAAGFILLSIVLALLLMKVEAPRACAS; this is translated from the coding sequence ATGTTGTTTCCCATCCTGCTGTTATCGGCTGCGGGCTTCACCATCCTGACCACCGAGTTCGTGATCGTCGGCCTGTTGCCGGCGATCGCCCGCGACTTGCAGGTCAGCGTGTCCCAGGCGGGTTTGCTGGTGACTCTGTTCGCCTTCACCGTCGCGGCCTTCGGGCCTTTTCTGACGGCCTACTTCGCGCGTTTTCCGCGCAAGCAGCTATTTATCATCGTGTTGGTGCTGTTCGGCTTGTCCAATGCCGTGGCGGCCCTGGCGCCGAACATCTGGGTGATGGCCATCGCGCGGCTGGTGCCGGCCTTGGGGCTGCCGGTGTTCTGGGCCCTGGCCAGTGAAACCGCGGTGGACATCGTGGGGCCGGACGATGCCGGGCGTGCCATTTCCAAGATTGGCTTCGGCATTGTCTGCGCCACGGTATTCGGGATTCCGGTGGGCACCCTGATTGCCGACGTCTTCGGCTGGCGCAGTGCGTTCGCCATCCTGGCGCTGGTGGCCTTTGCCAAGGCGCTGCTGCTGTACTTCTACCTGCCCAAGACTGCGGTACACGATGAGCAGGCCAGCTTGGGCTCGCAGTTTCGTATCCTGCGCAATCCGCTGATGCAGGGGCATGTGCTGCTGTCGATTCTGGTCTTCAGCGGCATGTTCACCGCCTACACCTACCTGGCGGACATCCTGGAGCGTCTGGCCGGTTTCAACGGCACGCTGGTGGGCTGGTGCCTGATGGGGTTTGGTGCAGTGGGGCTGATCGGCAACTCCCTGGGCGGCCGGGTGGTGGACCGCCATCCACTGATCGCCTCGATGGTGTTCTGTGCCCTGATGATGGGCGGCATGGTGGCCCTGGTACCGAGTATTCACTCGACCCTGGGGCTGGCAGCGGCCATGGGGATCTGGGGCATGACCCAGGCGGCGATGTTCCTGGTCAGCCACGTGCGAATGATGAAGGCCGCTCCGCAGGCGCCGGCATTTGCAGCCTCGCTGAACATTGCCGGGGCCAACGTCGGTGTGGGCCTGGGCGCGATGGTCGGTGGCCGAGTGATCGATACCTTCGGCCTGGGCCATCTGGGATTCACGGCCGCCGGCTTCATCCTGCTGTCCATCGTCCTGGCGCTGCTGTTGATGAAGGTGGAGGCACCCCGGGCCTGCGCTTCCTGA
- a CDS encoding AraC family transcriptional regulator, whose product MSIQSFTRGPSSALLLVNFGLEKGLALARLLAGTGLSMEQLQDPNSLLSAAQELCVVGNLLALLGHPPGLGHEVGLRYHFSTYGLFGYGLISSATPADALRLALRFLPLTYAFSHIGYHQEPGVGVLTFGEPALSDIGVRAFLLERDMAAAAVLMKEIVGQDFRLLRLTRRGAPPVHGNGGAVQGIFGLVPEFRAACHSLVFDRRFLQRPLLQANPVTVSMCEQMCSQLLERRQAPRGSAAQVRQQLGALAAGSLPDLPGMARLNHTSVRTLKRRLQEEGTSYRQLLAEQRSARALELLANPGLSLSQIAERLGFSDLSSFSQSFKRWFAVAPSVYRQGPPE is encoded by the coding sequence ATGAGTATTCAGTCATTCACCCGCGGACCCTCCAGCGCGCTGCTGCTGGTGAACTTCGGCCTTGAGAAGGGGCTGGCGCTGGCGCGCTTGCTGGCCGGCACGGGCCTGTCCATGGAGCAACTGCAGGACCCCAACAGCCTGCTGTCGGCGGCCCAGGAGCTCTGTGTGGTGGGCAACCTGCTGGCCTTGCTGGGGCACCCCCCGGGGCTGGGGCATGAGGTGGGCCTGCGTTATCACTTCTCTACCTATGGCCTGTTCGGTTATGGCCTGATCAGCAGCGCGACCCCGGCCGATGCCTTGCGCCTGGCCTTGCGCTTCCTGCCCCTGACCTATGCCTTCAGCCATATCGGTTATCACCAGGAGCCCGGGGTGGGGGTGCTGACCTTTGGTGAACCTGCATTGAGCGATATCGGCGTGCGCGCCTTTCTGCTGGAGCGGGACATGGCCGCGGCAGCGGTGCTGATGAAGGAAATCGTCGGCCAGGATTTTCGCCTGTTGCGACTGACCCGCCGCGGGGCGCCTCCTGTCCACGGCAATGGGGGGGCGGTGCAGGGAATCTTTGGCCTGGTCCCCGAGTTCCGGGCCGCTTGCCACAGCCTGGTGTTCGACCGGCGTTTCCTGCAGCGCCCGTTGCTCCAGGCCAACCCGGTCACGGTGTCGATGTGCGAGCAGATGTGCTCCCAGTTGCTGGAGCGCCGCCAGGCTCCCCGGGGCAGCGCGGCGCAGGTCCGCCAGCAGTTGGGGGCTCTAGCGGCCGGCAGCCTGCCGGACCTGCCGGGCATGGCCCGGTTGAATCACACCAGCGTGCGCACGCTCAAGCGACGCTTGCAGGAGGAGGGCACCAGCTACCGCCAGTTGCTGGCCGAGCAGCGCAGCGCCCGGGCCCTGGAGCTATTGGCCAACCCTGGGTTGAGCCTGAGCCAGATCGCCGAGCGCCTGGGTTTCAGTGATCTCTCGAGTTTTTCCCAGAGCTTCAAGCGCTGGTTCGCAGTGGCGCCCAGTGTCTATCGCCAGGGCCCACCCGAGTAA